TCGATCGCCGACACGACCGCCGCCACCACCACGACCCACAGCGCGATCCTCCCGAGCACGAAAAAGCCCTGCAGGTGGTCCCGGCCGAGGATCAGCAGGAGGATGGCCACCACCTGCGACGCCATCTTGAACTTGCCCAGCGGGGACGCGGAGATCGTGACGCCGCGCGCGTGCGCGATGCTGCGCAGCACCGTGACCGCGAACTCGCGCCCGAGGATCACCGCCACCATCCAGGCGGGAGCCAGGTCCATCTGCACGAGCGAGACGAGCGCCGCGGTGATCAGCAGTTTGTCGGCGAGCGGGTCCATGAGCTGCCCGAGCGTGGTGATCTGCTTGCGGCGGCGCGCGAGATAGCCGTCGGCCCAGTCGGTCAGCGCGGCGAGCCCGAAAATCGCGGCGCCGATCAGTTCTTTGCGGATCCCGAAAATCAGCCGCCCCTCGAACTTGGTCAGCAGCACCACGACGAGCAGCGGGACGAGAAAGATGCGGATCGCGGTCAGTGAATTCGGCAGGTTCATTGGTGCGGGGCCGTTCGGAGGATTCTATCAGGAGAGCGTTCTGTTGTGATGTAATGAGCGTTTGCCATGAAAGCCATCCTCCTTGCCGGCGGGAAGGGCACGCGACTTCGTCCGCTGACGCTGCACACCCCGAAGCCGATCGTGCCGATTTTCGACCGGCCGTTTCTCTATTACCAGATCGACCTGCTCCGCCAGATCCCGGAAATCGACGAGGTCATCCTCAGCCTCAATTACCAGCCGCGCCGCATCGAGGAAATCTTCGGCGACGGACGCGACGCCGGGATCCGCATCCGGTACCTCGTTGAGCCGAACCCGCTCGGCACGGGCGGCGCGATCAAGTACGCCGAGCAGTACCTCGACGACTCGGTCGTGGTCTTCAACGGCGACGTGCTGGCGCAGGTGAATCTCGCCGAGGTGCTGGCGCTTCACCGCGCGCGCCGCGCGCGCGCCACGATCGTGCTGACGCCGGTCGACAATCCGCGCGCGTACGGGCTCGTGGAGACCGACCGTGACGGCAACGTGCAGCGGTTCCTCGAGAAACCGGACCCCGACCAGATCACCTGCGACACGATCAACGCGGGCATCTACGTGCTCGAGCCCGGCACCTTCGATCGCATTCCGAAGGACACCACGTTTTCGATCGAGCGCGGCTACTTCCCCTCGCTCGTCGAGCGCGGCGAGACGTTCGTCGCCTACATCTACCGCGGGTACTGGATCGACATCGGCACACCGGCGAAGTATTTGCAGGTCCACAGGGACATCATGGACGGGCGGTTCATCGCGCCCCCCTTCGACGCGGTCGGCAGCCAGCCGTGGATCTCCCCCGACGCGCGCGTCGAGGACGGCGCCAGGCTCGAGGGGCCCTGCTTCGTCGCCGAGGGGGCGAACATCAAGCCGGGGGCGCGTGTCGGGCCGTGGTCGGTCATCGGCCGCCAGTGCCATATCGAGGA
The Acidobacteriota bacterium genome window above contains:
- the pgsA gene encoding CDP-diacylglycerol--glycerol-3-phosphate 3-phosphatidyltransferase translates to MNLPNSLTAIRIFLVPLLVVVLLTKFEGRLIFGIRKELIGAAIFGLAALTDWADGYLARRRKQITTLGQLMDPLADKLLITAALVSLVQMDLAPAWMVAVILGREFAVTVLRSIAHARGVTISASPLGKFKMASQVVAILLLILGRDHLQGFFVLGRIALWVVVVAAVVSAIDYYRRFNTVLSGGKVTRNVA
- a CDS encoding NDP-sugar synthase codes for the protein MKAILLAGGKGTRLRPLTLHTPKPIVPIFDRPFLYYQIDLLRQIPEIDEVILSLNYQPRRIEEIFGDGRDAGIRIRYLVEPNPLGTGGAIKYAEQYLDDSVVVFNGDVLAQVNLAEVLALHRARRARATIVLTPVDNPRAYGLVETDRDGNVQRFLEKPDPDQITCDTINAGIYVLEPGTFDRIPKDTTFSIERGYFPSLVERGETFVAYIYRGYWIDIGTPAKYLQVHRDIMDGRFIAPPFDAVGSQPWISPDARVEDGARLEGPCFVAEGANIKPGARVGPWSVIGRQCHIEEDAVVDGGILWANSWVGREALVGGAILGRHCHVGRNVVVPDGAILGDKSVLTDYTRCEPPAGPRG